TACGAGTTCAGCCAGGAGCGAGGCGTCGACTTCGGTTCCTTCTGGCTGATCCTGGCGCAGAACTCGTCCGACCCGCTGAGCACCGACACGGTCAACACCCTCGCCACGCTGCTGGTCCTGCTGTGCTGCGTCGGCATCGCCGCGCTCACGCTGACCGCCCCGCGTCGGCCGCGCTTCGCCCAGCTGGCCTTCCTGATCGTCGCGGCGTTCATCCTCACCAACAAGGTCTACTCGCCGCAGTACGTCCTGTGGCTGGTGCCGCTGGCCGTGCTGGCCCGGCCCAAGTGGCGGGACTTCCTCATCTGGCAGGCGTGCGAGGTGGCGTACTTCCTGGGCATCTGGATGTATCTCGCGTACACGACCAGCGCGGACGCCCACAAGGGTCTGCCCCAGGAGGGCTACCACTGGGCCATCGGCCTGCATCTGCTCGGGACGCTGTACCTGTGTGCCGTGGTCGTCCGTGACATCTGGATGCCGGAGCGGGACGTGGTGCGTAGGGCCGGTGACGACGATCCCTCGGGAGGCGTGCTCGACGGTGCGGAGGACGTGTTCGTCCTGGGCCCCGCGGCTCATCCCCCGCGGCACGCCGCCCACTTCGGCGGGCCGCAGGTGGAGTGGGGCGACTCGGCGGCTCCCGCGGACCGTTGGGGCGATCAGGCCGCCCCCTCGGACCGTTCGCTCTGAGCGAACAAGGCGTAGGCAGCCACACGAAAGGCCGTACACGGGAGGCCCGTGTACGGCCTTTCGGCTGTCTGCGTACGGCTCTTCAGCCGGTCCGTACGACGCTCAGCGGTCGACGATCCGGTCGAACTGCGTGGTGGTGTGCCGGAGATGGGCCACCAGCTCCTCGCCGACCTTCGGCTCGGGGGCGTCGGAGGGCACGAACAGGATCGACACCTGCATGTGCGGCGGCTCCGCGAACCAGCGCTGCTTGCCGCCCCAGACGAACGGAGAAAGGTTCCGGTTCACCGTGGCGAGGCCCGCGCGGGCGACGCCCTTGGCGCGCGGCATGACGCCGTGCAGCGCCTTGGGGGCCTCCAGGCCCACCCCGTGCGACGTACCGCCCGCCACGACGACCAGGAAGCCGTCCGAGGCCGCCTTCTGCTGCCGGTAGCCGAAGCGGTCGCCCTTGGCCACGCGCGTGACGTCCAGGACGGCCCCGCGGTACTCGGTGGCCTCATGGTCCCCCAGCCACAGCCGCGTGCCGATCCGCGCGCGGAAGCGGGTCTGCGGGAACTGCTGCTGGAGCCGGGCGAGGTCCTCGGCCTTGAGGTGGCTGACGAACATCGTGTGCAGCGGCAGGCGCGCCGCGCGCAG
This DNA window, taken from Streptomyces sp. NBC_00663, encodes the following:
- a CDS encoding alanine racemase, which translates into the protein MALTLYVDTARWRAHHKHVQDQFPGLVPVCKGNGYGFGHERLAEEATRLGSDVLAVGTTYEAARIKDWFGGDLLVLTPYRRGEEPVPLPDRVIRSVSSIDGVYGLVGARVVIEVMSSMKRHGISEQDLPQLHSAIENVRLEGFAIHLPLDRTDGSDAVEEVIGWMDRLRAARLPLHTMFVSHLKAEDLARLQQQFPQTRFRARIGTRLWLGDHEATEYRGAVLDVTRVAKGDRFGYRQQKAASDGFLVVVAGGTSHGVGLEAPKALHGVMPRAKGVARAGLATVNRNLSPFVWGGKQRWFAEPPHMQVSILFVPSDAPEPKVGEELVAHLRHTTTQFDRIVDR